One Triticum dicoccoides isolate Atlit2015 ecotype Zavitan chromosome 3B, WEW_v2.0, whole genome shotgun sequence genomic window, CTTCCAAACGGTAAGTACAGATGGACCAACAGATTTTTGACGTGTTAAAAACTAGTAATGCTAGTACTAGTTTCCGTACCAAATATGCCGACGTTAGCACTATTTGGAAAACTAGTGTTGGCGTTGTTTAAAAGTAACACGTCACCAACTAAAGTTTTGGCTAGCCGTTTTATCACTAGTGGATGGCGCCAACGGCTGGATGCGTCGAATCCGGTGCCAACGGTAAGGGTTGTATATCTGTCGATTTATGCGTCGACGACGGTGAGAGAGGCCTAAATCCGAGTGGGTGAGGAACGCGGCGGGTCCTACAAAGCGTTAGCATGGCCGGCAGAGGCGGGAAGGGAGGTGCCGGAGTAGATGCGACGTAGGGGTGGGGTTGCGATTGAAAGGGAGAAGATTTTTTTACTGAGTTGTGGGCAACCGAGTAAAAATAGACGCACGCGGGGCGAGGAGTAAATTTTTTACTCCCCTAAACGATTTAAGAGTTCGGCTAGGTCTCGGTTAGAGGAGTAACACAGAAATTTTTACTCCGCTATAGCCTTGTAGGGaccggctagagatgctctaataatTTATTAAAAATCGAGTAATGAAATCTACACTATTTCGTACCCAAAAAGGACATGCTATACATCGTCTAAAAAATAATTTGGGCAAAGTCGGTTTTCGAAGTCATTAGATTAAGATCCAATGatagtctttttttttctttttcctccgTCTTTCTTCTTCTTCAACCTCACTTCTCACGCAAAATTTACTTAACGGAATTGCCAATCAACTTGCATATCCATGGTAAAAAGGAAATTAATTTGACATTGGTCAAAGGGAAACGATTGCTCCCAGCCGACTGATAATCACAGTGCGTCCACCGCCTCCGTTGCGTGCCACACGTCCGCAGCATAAAGGCAAGTGCAAGCACTTATTTCTACAACAACAGTGTTGTTGTAAATTTTGGCGGCGAACGACTATTGTGATGCGATTCGGGTTAGATTTGCAGAAATATAATCCTGCAGCAAATCCTctattgcaaaaaaaaaaacccCGCAACAAGACGGTTGTTGCAGAAAAATTCTAAAAAGAATCTGCAGCAAAATGTTTGTTGAAAAAAACTGCAGCAAGACGTCTGTTGCAAAAATTCTTGCAacaagcaaggcatgtattgcactGGTCAATGGTAATGCTTGGCCGCTCGATGCGTCAAATCAGACAGCTCACGCTCGgccgatcttttaaaaagatcttgGTCAAACCATCAAGGATCTTTGCACTACACGAGATGAATATGATGTGGGACAGTTAAAACAGGGGAAGTGCTAAATCTTGCTGACGACTTCACCGCCATACATAACCATCTTGACTTTATTTCAGCACAACTCTCAATCCAGAGAGACATTAGTCGAATTGATCGACACAAAACCCACCGGATAATGTTTCATCTATTTCTTGCATGCAGGGAGGGGAGCACCACAGAGGCACTTGTTGTGCTGAAAGTTGTAGAGATCGAACCTCGCCATGTTCCCGCCGGTCGGCACAGGGCCGCAGAGCTTGTTGTAGCTGACGTTGAAGAACTGCAGATTGGACAAGTTGGCGACCTGCGCCGGGATGCTACCATGGATGGCATTGTGGCTCACGTCGACGAAGTAGAGCTGCTCCGGGAACACCACGCCTGAGAGATCGAAATCGAAGGCGTTGCGGGACAGGTCGATGTACTGCAACTCCTTCCCGCGGCCGAAGAGGCCCGACGCGTCGCCGGTCAGGTCGTTCCGCGACAGGTCGAGGTGCGCAAAGTTCATGGAGGCGAACCCGGCCGGGACTGGTCCCGTGAGGTTGTTGTGCGACAGCCAGAGGTAGACCTGGTCCGCAAACTTGCTGAGGAACATCGGGGGGATGGCGCCGGTGAGGCGGTTGCGGCTGAGGTTGATGCCGGACAGGTTGGGGATGGTCCCCAGCGACGCCGGAATGGCGCCGCTGAGCGAGTTGAAGGAGAGCTCGAGGAAGGTGAGCTTCCTGAGCGCGCCCAGGAAGGACGGCACGGGGCCCGACACGGCCGTCCAGGAAATGCGGAGGCTGGAGAGGTTGGAGAGCTTGCCGATGGCCGGCGGTATGGGGCCCGAGAGCGCCGGGAGGTGGCGCAGGGTGAGGTCCTGCAGGTGGGGGAGGCCGGCGAGGGCGCTGGGGATGGTGCCCGTGAGGTTGGCGTCCTGGAAGACGGCCAGGCCGACGACGCGGCCGGTGAAGTGGTCGCAGGTGACGTCGTACCAGTCgcagcaggggctgtcgggcgtcCAGGACGCGAAGTGGTAGGCCTCCCCGAGGGCGGCCTTGACGGCGAGCAGCGCCGCCTTGTCGCCTGGGTGGCAGTCCTTGTACGTCGGGTCCGGGGAGGGCTCGGCGTTGGCcgcgccggcgaggagagagcagaggaggaggacgagCAGAGCGCGTGAGCGCATCCTCATCCTGTCGGCTGTGTGTGTGTGGCTTTGATGTGATGGGAGTCCACTTGGGTGTGCTGCGCCCTCCGTCTTCGTCTTCGTGTGTCCCACTCCCATGCTGCATATATGTACAGACTCGTCGATGCACTCGGACCTACCCAATGAGCATTGAAGAGTGGCATCTTACCAGTCAGAGAAGAAGCCAAACATGGATCCATCAAGAAGAGCTGAGGATAAGATGCATATAATACAGCTAGCTTACCCCTCACATGGGATGTGTTTGGCGAATCGGCACCCACTGGACGACTGGTCCAACACGCACCTCTCTCAACAGTAGAATTGCATGTGTTTAGTTCAAATGCCATACTCGTGACTTAGCCATACTTTTTTATCCACATGGTCCACAACTCTTTGATTCAATTTTTAatgaaatcttgccacacttgcttCGGTACACCCCTTAAACACAAGAAGGGCTGAAATTGCCTGATACCACTTCATAGTAGGGGCTATGATGGTCTTATTTTTAAAAATCGCCGCTCGCCCGCCGACGCCGGAATGCGCTGTATGTACATGTATACGGCGGTGTTTTCTTGGACGCCGTGGTGTGACTCGCGCCGCGGTACGGGGTCAAAGAGCCAATCACGTGGCGGTTTTCGTACGGGGCACGCGTGCCGCTTCCCCTTGACTGCCACGCACTGCTTCCCTATAAATTGGGTGCCCGACTGTCTCCTGCCGCACACACCACCAACACCCTCTCCACTGCTCCCGCCGCCCTACTCTCCCCGTCGACCGTGTCACAGTAGCCATGTTGAGCAGCGACTCCGACGACGGCACGACACTGAGGTCCTGGCTGTCGAGCGTGACGCTAGGCCAGACGGATGATTTGGCCCGGTTCGGCCTCTACGTCTCGCCGTCGGCGAAGGTGCAGCGGCCGTGGTGGATCTCCGCCGACGGCTTGGCCATGCAAGGTCCGGAGGGGAAAGAAGAGGAGCTGCGCGCCCACGTCATCGGCTGGTGGAACATCAAAAACCAGTAGCGGTTTTGGAGGGGCAAAAATTTTGTCGACGTGATCACAGCGTTCAAGCGGGCACCACAAAGATAACAAACCAGCTCTTGCATTCGCTGCTTTATACTTTTGATTAATTGATGGCCAACTTTTTTTTGTAACATACTTTGGTTTAAAAATGTCTGCATATGCTGATTGTAGTTGTCATCTTGCTAATTAGACATTTAACGTCATACATTTTTCTCTTCGTGCCATCATTTTCGTCATACTAAAACTTCATTTCgttctccggaaccccacgagtatAGTTTAGCTCATTGGATGATAAAGGTAATTTGGCTAGATCTCATATGTGATCCTCCTTGTATGGTTGTGTGACACGTCGCTTTGCCTTTCGTTTTCTTTCTTTTGACCTCACGACGGAGATCAAACGACTCATGGTGTTGATCGATAAATATTACTTCTTACTCAACAATTCAAAGACCAAATTTTCGTAACTTCACCATTAGTCATCTCTTTCATGTTTTCACCCCATCCGTCGATCCTCGCAGTTCTATCCCACATAGCTTCGTCTATACGATTCTCTCACTAAAACGAACTCAATGCATTTTTTGGCGCACCTTGTGATGGAGTTGATCTTCGCCTAGAATGATGTCAGGCCTCAACATCATTTCTTTTGTACTGTGGCCTCTATGTTGAGAAAATAGACAAGTAGTCGAGAGAAAGCTCAAGAAGGCGCCAAATCTTTGTAGTGTTGGATTGTGTGGGTGAAGCACACATCAAGTGAACACATGACACGAAAGGAAATGGTAGCACGGAGTTTATTCAACCAGTTTGGCTGGCAagccatgagggagtcctggactaaagggtcctcgggcgtccggcctattcaatatgggccagactgatgggccgtcaagataaaGGAAGAAGGTcacctcccgtgtccggataggactcccgTATGCGTGAACGGCAAAATTAAGTGTCCGGGTATACTGTTTCCTTtcttgtaaaccgactctatacaaccctaagcccctccggtgtctatataaaccagagggcttagacCGAAGACGATATCATagtattcataggctagacaatctagggtttagccattacgatctcgaggtagatcaactcttgtaacccctatactcatcgaatacaatcaagcaggaagtagggttttacctcctttaagagggcccgaacctgggtaaaacattgtgtccctttgttcattgttaccattgatcctcagacatacagcttggcccccctacctgagatctgccggttttgacaccgacattggtgctttcattgagagctccgctgtgttgtcaacagaaggattgatggcGCACCTCTTCGTCAACAATGATACTGTGtccagggagacttttctccccggataggtctttgtgttcggcggcttcatgcTACGTGCCGACTCGGCCGGCCGCCTCGAGCAggttgacagctacgcccctggtcaccagaccAGGTTCAGGAACttgaactatgtcgctgatatctggGGGGGGGGGATCTAATCTTCGAGGGATTCGCGACCCCAACTGCTGCTCCCCACCCTCATAAAGAGGGCCCTTCAGGTCTGCTGTCTGATCCCGTTCAGGGGCCAGTGCTCACACTTGCCTCCGCCTTAGATCCAGG contains:
- the LOC119278394 gene encoding polygalacturonase inhibitor-like, whose translation is MRMRSRALLVLLLCSLLAGAANAEPSPDPTYKDCHPGDKAALLAVKAALGEAYHFASWTPDSPCCDWYDVTCDHFTGRVVGLAVFQDANLTGTIPSALAGLPHLQDLTLRHLPALSGPIPPAIGKLSNLSSLRISWTAVSGPVPSFLGALRKLTFLELSFNSLSGAIPASLGTIPNLSGINLSRNRLTGAIPPMFLSKFADQVYLWLSHNNLTGPVPAGFASMNFAHLDLSRNDLTGDASGLFGRGKELQYIDLSRNAFDFDLSGVVFPEQLYFVDVSHNAIHGSIPAQVANLSNLQFFNVSYNKLCGPVPTGGNMARFDLYNFQHNKCLCGAPLPACKK